A window of the Dyadobacter pollutisoli genome harbors these coding sequences:
- a CDS encoding DUF6044 family protein: MKAKYQQFHSIGVVLIFCLYHLPGLLLGTKAYFNAFDSLDSYVVWYRMVVQQGYAWAPSYTIVEPFMGGVPKFTLVSTYNFYYWLNLFLPTFEAYQLLIVFISAVGVLGMWLLSRRHLGMDSLSAAFLSLSFGFTPFLPTWGLSIAGQPLLLYAILNVRKKEKGVWNWLIIGAFPFFSNFQSAGVFFLFALAILIIYDSTQKRAVLPLIGAFAVLLVIYSVTKLDLLANLLGGKGFVSHRMDILRFSTSLLICVKVMARYFLLGNIDVALSLHTFILLPFVLGTYCYHVFKVRSIPFGLTATLGIIVLICIYIGALQWDPVVNLRNQSDLLRMYSMERFHIFLQLLWHLATAQAILLLPVVRKKLIVSVLLVGQLAICFAYQPTYYAMFFSKWIKIQAYHYIFTYRDYYAEGMFEKIKTLIGKPVGTYRVASIGIPPGIAQYNGLWTIDGYSSNYPLSYKKAFRPIIEKELEKNEINKGFFDYWGSQCLIVYDQGTGYFDTHMTKGLAPEKRDIVLSGPALRQMHCDYIISTETIAYPEKSGLKKIAAFDSPIWHINLYSLITK; this comes from the coding sequence ATGAAGGCAAAATATCAGCAATTCCATAGCATCGGGGTTGTTTTGATATTTTGCCTTTATCATTTACCGGGTTTGCTGCTTGGCACCAAAGCATACTTCAACGCTTTCGATTCGCTGGATTCTTATGTGGTCTGGTATCGCATGGTGGTTCAGCAGGGTTACGCCTGGGCGCCTTCGTACACCATTGTAGAGCCGTTCATGGGTGGCGTACCCAAGTTCACGCTCGTCAGCACTTACAACTTTTATTACTGGCTAAATCTGTTCCTGCCGACGTTTGAAGCGTATCAGCTCCTGATCGTGTTCATTAGTGCCGTTGGGGTACTGGGTATGTGGCTTCTCTCGCGCCGCCATCTTGGAATGGACTCATTGTCAGCTGCTTTTTTGTCCTTATCGTTTGGCTTTACTCCTTTCCTACCTACCTGGGGGCTTAGTATTGCCGGCCAGCCGCTGCTGCTCTACGCGATTCTGAATGTCCGTAAAAAGGAAAAGGGGGTTTGGAACTGGCTGATTATCGGGGCTTTTCCATTCTTTTCCAATTTCCAGTCAGCCGGTGTTTTCTTTCTCTTCGCCCTGGCCATTCTCATCATTTATGATTCCACTCAAAAACGTGCGGTACTTCCTCTGATAGGCGCTTTTGCAGTTCTGCTGGTAATTTATTCTGTTACCAAGCTGGATTTGCTGGCCAATTTGCTGGGGGGAAAAGGGTTTGTATCACATCGAATGGACATTCTCCGGTTCTCAACCTCGCTGCTGATTTGCGTCAAGGTTATGGCCCGTTATTTTCTGCTGGGCAATATTGACGTCGCATTGTCGCTGCATACATTTATACTGCTGCCGTTCGTACTGGGTACTTATTGTTATCACGTTTTCAAAGTCAGGTCCATTCCTTTTGGGCTTACCGCCACGCTGGGCATTATCGTTTTGATATGCATATATATCGGAGCGTTACAATGGGACCCTGTCGTCAATCTGCGAAACCAGTCAGATCTTTTGCGGATGTACAGTATGGAGCGGTTTCATATTTTCCTGCAACTATTGTGGCATTTGGCCACGGCACAAGCCATTCTTTTACTGCCGGTCGTTCGCAAAAAACTGATCGTTTCGGTGCTTCTGGTGGGTCAGCTTGCTATTTGCTTCGCTTACCAGCCTACCTACTATGCCATGTTTTTTAGCAAATGGATCAAAATCCAGGCGTACCACTACATTTTTACCTACCGCGATTATTATGCGGAAGGTATGTTTGAAAAAATTAAAACCTTGATTGGAAAGCCTGTGGGCACTTATCGCGTTGCGAGCATTGGCATCCCTCCTGGGATCGCGCAATACAATGGTTTATGGACAATCGACGGCTATTCAAGCAATTACCCGCTTTCTTATAAAAAGGCTTTCCGGCCCATTATTGAAAAAGAATTAGAAAAAAACGAGATCAACAAAGGTTTTTTCGACTACTGGGGAAGCCAGTGCCTCATTGTGTACGACCAGGGTACCGGCTACTTTGATACCCATATGACCAAAGGGTTGGCACCGGAAAAAAGGGACATTGTGCTGTCCGGGCCTGCATTGAGGCAAATGCATTGCGATTACATTATTTCAACAGAAACGATCGCCTATCCCGAAAAATCAGGCCTGAAAAAAATTGCCGCATTCGACTCACCTATCTGGCATATTAACTTATATTCGCTGATAACAAAATAG
- the lepA gene encoding translation elongation factor 4 — protein MKKIRNFCIIAHIDHGKSTLADRLLEFTKTVSHRDMQAQLLDNMDLERERGITIKSHAIQMNYVYQGEEYILNLIDTPGHVDFSYEVSRSIAACEGALLLVDASQGTEAQTISNLYLAINHDLVIIPVLNKIDLPGAMPEEIKDEMVELLDCRREDIIPASGKEGIGIEDILNAIIERIPAPVGDPAAPLQALIFDSVFNSYRGIEVIFRVKNGSIRKGDRVKFMATGKEYIADEIGTLGLVQIPKQVVECGDVGYLISGIKVAKEVKVGDTFTHIDRPASTAIQGFSEVKPMVFAGIYPVDTSEFEELREAMEKLQLNDAALVWEPETSAALGFGFRCGFLGMLHMEIVQERLEREFDMTVITTVPSVQFRVLNTKDKLLNISAPSEMPDPSSIKTIEEPYINAQIITKSDYIGPILNLCMDKRGILKNQIYLTSERVELQFLIPLAEVVFDFFDKLKTISRGYASLDYELAGYQESDMVKLDVMLNGEAVDALSAIVHRSKSYEWGKKLCEKLRELIPRQMFEIAIQAAIGQKIIARETVKAMRKDVLAKCYGGDISRKRKLLEKQKKGKKRMRQVGNVEIPQEAFMAVLKIN, from the coding sequence ATGAAGAAAATCCGTAATTTTTGCATTATTGCCCATATTGACCACGGGAAGAGCACATTAGCAGACCGTCTGCTGGAATTTACCAAAACGGTATCTCACCGCGACATGCAAGCACAGCTTCTGGACAATATGGATCTGGAACGTGAAAGAGGGATCACGATTAAGAGTCATGCGATCCAGATGAACTATGTGTACCAGGGAGAAGAATACATATTGAACCTGATCGATACACCGGGACACGTGGATTTTTCCTACGAAGTTTCAAGGTCTATCGCGGCCTGCGAGGGGGCACTTCTATTAGTAGATGCTTCACAAGGTACTGAGGCACAAACGATTTCGAATTTATACCTAGCGATCAATCACGACCTGGTGATCATTCCGGTACTTAATAAAATTGACTTACCTGGCGCAATGCCGGAAGAGATCAAGGATGAAATGGTGGAACTGCTGGACTGCAGGCGGGAGGACATTATTCCAGCCAGCGGAAAAGAAGGAATCGGGATTGAGGATATTCTGAATGCAATTATAGAACGTATTCCTGCACCAGTCGGCGATCCGGCAGCACCCTTACAGGCATTGATATTTGACTCTGTTTTTAATTCTTACCGCGGTATTGAGGTTATTTTCCGGGTTAAAAACGGAAGTATCAGAAAAGGTGACCGTGTAAAGTTCATGGCTACTGGCAAGGAATATATCGCCGACGAGATCGGAACATTGGGTTTGGTTCAAATCCCGAAACAAGTTGTAGAATGCGGTGACGTAGGTTACCTGATTTCCGGTATCAAAGTCGCCAAAGAAGTAAAAGTAGGTGATACTTTCACGCATATCGACAGACCTGCTTCCACTGCCATCCAAGGCTTTTCGGAGGTAAAACCAATGGTATTTGCAGGTATTTACCCCGTTGATACCAGTGAATTTGAAGAGCTTCGCGAGGCAATGGAAAAATTGCAGCTGAATGACGCCGCCCTGGTTTGGGAGCCTGAAACTTCGGCAGCTCTTGGATTTGGTTTCCGTTGCGGCTTCCTGGGCATGCTGCACATGGAGATTGTACAGGAAAGGCTGGAACGCGAGTTCGATATGACCGTGATCACGACCGTCCCTTCGGTACAGTTCCGGGTTTTGAATACGAAAGATAAACTATTGAACATCAGTGCGCCGTCAGAAATGCCGGACCCTAGCTCTATCAAAACCATTGAAGAGCCTTATATCAATGCACAGATCATTACCAAGTCTGACTACATCGGACCGATCCTGAATTTGTGTATGGACAAACGCGGAATCCTTAAAAACCAGATCTACCTGACCTCAGAACGTGTAGAGCTGCAATTCCTGATCCCGCTAGCCGAGGTCGTTTTTGACTTTTTTGACAAACTCAAAACGATTTCAAGAGGATATGCTTCTCTGGATTATGAACTGGCAGGATACCAGGAATCGGACATGGTGAAGCTGGACGTGATGCTCAATGGCGAGGCCGTAGATGCACTTTCGGCGATTGTTCACCGGTCTAAATCATACGAATGGGGCAAAAAGCTTTGCGAAAAACTACGCGAGCTGATTCCACGCCAAATGTTCGAAATTGCGATCCAGGCGGCGATCGGACAGAAAATCATTGCCAGGGAAACGGTGAAGGCAATGCGGAAAGACGTTTTGGCGAAATGTTACGGTGGTGATATTTCCCGGAAGCGCAAGCTTCTTGAAAAGCAGAAAAAAGGTAAAAAGAGAATGCGTCAGGTTGGGAATGTAGAAATTCCGCAGGAAGCATTTATGGCTGTTTTAAAGATCAATTAA
- a CDS encoding AraC family transcriptional regulator, with amino-acid sequence METGYRKEIDERLTGILSHFYIIKTDVGKEGSLHHLSPSLEMMLVFNFGTPVSYSFGEKEITRHAIHKIGIFGPMRKMLNYHLKPGNDLLVLNFTLNGFYRFFSVPMENFSDEHVLDPDLLMQKNRLDKMWEMMKMLPSATQRIELMTQYLLSDLRENDPETLPLLESASYFHSAQVSPVKAIADKAELTERTVQSRFKRYVGYSSKELLRFLRFKKVLYHILTLTSYLVDWADLVERYGYHDQSHLIKDFKYYTGVSPRRFVKLNEQDGFCMSVDMV; translated from the coding sequence ATGGAAACCGGGTACAGGAAAGAAATTGACGAGCGGCTGACAGGAATACTGAGTCATTTTTATATCATTAAAACTGATGTAGGCAAAGAGGGGAGTTTGCATCACTTGTCGCCTAGCCTTGAAATGATGCTGGTTTTTAACTTCGGGACGCCGGTATCTTACTCTTTTGGTGAAAAAGAGATCACACGGCATGCGATCCACAAAATAGGCATTTTTGGCCCAATGCGCAAGATGCTGAACTATCATCTGAAACCGGGAAATGACCTGCTGGTCTTGAATTTCACGCTCAATGGTTTTTATCGCTTCTTCTCGGTGCCGATGGAGAATTTTTCGGACGAGCACGTGCTTGATCCTGATCTGCTGATGCAGAAAAACAGGCTTGACAAAATGTGGGAAATGATGAAGATGCTTCCATCTGCTACGCAGCGCATTGAGCTGATGACACAATACCTGTTGAGTGATTTGAGGGAAAATGATCCCGAAACATTGCCCCTGCTGGAATCGGCCTCTTACTTTCACAGCGCCCAGGTGAGCCCGGTTAAAGCGATCGCAGACAAAGCTGAACTGACTGAAAGGACGGTTCAAAGTCGCTTCAAACGCTATGTAGGGTATTCTTCCAAAGAACTGCTGCGGTTTCTGAGGTTCAAAAAAGTGCTATACCACATTCTCACGCTGACTAGCTACCTCGTGGACTGGGCCGATCTGGTGGAACGCTATGGATATCACGATCAGAGTCATTTGATCAAGGATTTTAAATATTATACCGGCGTTTCGCCCAGGCGATTCGTGAAATTGAACGAGCAAGACGGCTTTTGTATGAGTGTTGACATGGTTTAA
- a CDS encoding TetR/AcrR family transcriptional regulator, whose product MAKIAKAELDLSTEEKIKEAAGIVFTKKGYGNARTRDIAEEAGINLALLNYYFRSKEKLFNIVMAERIDKLFGVLAPVLNDESTTLEEKLDKITDNYITMLLEHPDLPIFVLSEIRSNPDQLANRLQARKHLTESVFIQQLKAKRNDIHPFHFLMNLLGMTLFPFIAKPVLQPIIGGEDNYRMIMEQRKKLIPGWIKMMLETE is encoded by the coding sequence ATGGCTAAGATTGCAAAAGCGGAGTTAGATCTCTCAACCGAAGAAAAAATCAAGGAAGCGGCGGGTATTGTATTTACCAAAAAAGGGTACGGAAATGCACGCACGAGAGACATTGCTGAGGAGGCGGGGATTAACCTGGCTTTGCTGAATTACTATTTCAGGAGCAAGGAAAAGCTGTTCAACATTGTGATGGCCGAGCGGATCGATAAGCTTTTCGGTGTGCTTGCGCCGGTACTCAATGATGAGTCCACAACATTGGAAGAAAAGCTGGACAAGATTACCGACAACTACATTACGATGCTACTTGAACATCCTGATCTGCCGATTTTTGTTTTGAGTGAGATCCGGTCTAATCCCGACCAACTGGCGAATCGGCTGCAGGCGAGAAAGCATTTGACGGAATCGGTTTTTATTCAGCAGCTGAAAGCCAAACGAAACGATATTCACCCGTTTCATTTTTTGATGAATTTGCTTGGGATGACTTTGTTTCCATTTATCGCCAAGCCTGTGTTGCAGCCGATCATCGGCGGAGAAGATAATTACCGGATGATCATGGAGCAGCGTAAAAAGCTGATTCCGGGCTGGATCAAAATGATGCTGGAAACGGAGTAA